The window GAAAAATCCTTAAAGTGCTCAAAAAAAGGGAAATCTGAACATTTACAATCCTCGACAACCGAGTAAAGTCATATTAAAAATGCTAACATGCATATTTATTCTTTATACATATGCTTTCATATGAGAggatggaaagacagaaaattatGTGTCTGTCAGAGTCATACTGATTCACCTTATACAATTAATTTGAATTCCCTTGTTTTTAGAAACTGTGCCCATGTGTTATCCACATTACACACCAATGCTGTCCTTACACattggattaaaataaaaaaactacaacactgaaagtcactgtTCTTCCTTTCTAAATAAATTAGCacctgtgggtgtgtttcttCTGTCAAAAAGGGGAGGGGGTCTATAAAGTGATGTACTGTGACAGTTCCTGTCCACTTTTCCCTTCTCACACAGGAGAGCTCTAATTCACCGGGTAAGTTTATGATAGATTCAAACTGCATTAACATAAGATAGAAACTGTAAATTTGGTGGATTACTACACAGGCAGACCTGTGTTTTACACATGAGGTGTATGTCGGTCATATTAAAAAGCTCCAAAAATTTTACTGCAGCATACTGTGTATTACATTTTCACTAGTGCACAGCTTCAAGTAGAAATTAGCATATCAGTATTGTAGTCATTTTTATGTAATGTGCGGATAGGAGAAAACTACAATACACTGAAATAAGTCTAGGAGCCCTCATGATGGTGTACTTTACTGCCAATGCATTTTTTACACTGACAAAAATCTGGTtatgtacattttatttcagttctcCAAATCTATGCAAAATACTATTGATTAACAAATGGTAAATGACACCAATCTGGATTTTCTGAGTTTTTGTGAATTTAATTCTAAGGTGAGTTTTGTGCATCTTTCCTTAattccgtttttttttctttacttgtaGGGGCAATGACACCATTCATCCCTCTATCACTGCTGCTCGGTATGTTTTGTAGTGACAGATCTTTAGAAACCTTAGAGGTAATCCGTCTATTCTCACCAGGACAATTATTAAGAGTGCAGCAttttgttaatgaaaaaaagttttagctTTGTCTTAGATAGATTTGTACTTCAATATTGACCCTGATTTctggttaataaaaaaaaatcttttttttttgtcaatataAGTAAAACCGGAATGGTCTAAGAAAGAGCAATATGTGATCTTCCCATGTTGCAGGAACAATCTCACTATCAGAAGGAACCAGTGAATTTAAATGCATGTCCAGTGAAAACTGTCAGAACTATAAGAAGCACTGCTTTAAGAAGATCTTTGTGCACATTATGCCAGAAGACAAGAAGAAATACATTTGCTATCAATGCGATGAATCTCATGACCAAACAATTCATCTGTATCTGGAAAAAGATGGTGAGCACTAAAATTCCTGTCACTAACTGTTATCTTCACAATCAAAATCTGATTTTCGGAGATAATCAGTTTTAAAAAGGAAGTGTTTTCTATTCAATATAAGCTAAACCAGAAAGATGTAAGAAAGAGCAATAACACTTTACCTGATGTGATCCTCCCATGCTGCAGGAACAACCTGTCCGCCAGAAAGAATCAATGTAACTCTCACATTGCCTCAAGGATTTAAATGCACGTCTTGCACCACATCCCACAGTCTAGGCTGTAAAAAGCTGTGCTCTAAGAACATTGGGATGATAATTGAGgcagaagaacagaagaaatGCATTTGCCATCAATGCACTAATTCTCATAAGCCAACACTTCATCTGTATCTGAAAGAAGGCGGCGGTGAGCACTTAAATTCCTGTGACTGTTATCTCCACAATCAAAATCTTTGATTTTCGGatttaatcagttttaaaaaGGCAGTGTTTTCCATTCACTATAAGCAAAACCAGAAAGGTGTAAGAAAGAGCAATATATGATCTTCCCATGTTGCAGGAACAATCTCGGCATCAGAAGGAATCAGTGTAAATCTCACATTATCTCATGAATTTGAATGCACGTCCAGTGGAGACAGTCAGGACTGTAACAACCACTGCTCTAAGAAGATTGTTGTGAACATTGAGCCAGAAGACAAGAAGAAATGCATTTCCCATCAATGTGATGAATCTAATAACCAAACAATTTATCTGTATCTGAATGAAAAAGGTGGTGAGCACTTACTTTCCTGTGACTTGCTGttatcaacacattttttttagagataatcagttttaaaaaggcagtgttttctgttcaaTATAAGCAAAACCAGAAAGGTGTAAGAAAGAGCAATAATAAAACCCTCCCTGATGTGATCCTCCCATGCTGCAGGAACAACCGATCCATCAGAAAGAATCAATTTAACTCTCACACTGCCTCAAGGATTTAAATGTACTTCCTGCAAAAACCAGTCTGACTGTGACAAGCCGTGCTCTAATAAGACTGCCATGATGATTGAGCCAGAAGACGAGCAGAAATGCGTTTACCATCACCACAATGAATCTCATAACCAAACAATTCAGCTGAATCTAAACGGTGAGCACTTAAATCTCTTTCACTAGCTGTAACTATCTGCACAATCAAATTAGAACATAATTTGAGAAGactatttctgttttcagtttcagtgtacAGAACACATTTCAGGCAAAATAACTGTTCTAATCACATCATTCTTCTGTAGTACTAATATTTGCCCTATACTGTAAatttgtcctaaaaaaaaaaaaaggaaaacaaaatatgttgaaatgtgtgaaatatgacaaagaaagagggaaaagaaataataaaatcttACTCTTTCATTTTAGAAGAAGAATCCCTTTTTAAGCACGAATATGAATATCTCCAGTTCTACAAGGAACGTAAAAGCTGGATTGATGCCCTGGAGCACTGCCAGCGAGAGGCTTCTGACCTGGCACAAATCACCGACCCGAAAGTGCAGAACATAGTGAACTCcactctgaaaaaaaatgaagtctTGCCAGATGGAGTATGGATCGGCCTGGAGAGGTCCATCTTTGGCTTCAATGTCAGTTGGCAGTGGACTTCAGGGACACACGTTAAACACAACCGGTGGCACAGCACCTTTCCTGTTGACTCCTTAAACAACCACTGTGGAAAGATCATCCTAGCTAATTCAGACTTCATGTGGCTGGACGCCAACTGCCATGACAAGTTACCTTTCATCTGCCAAGGTAAACTGTTGTTTGATTTAAAGGCCGATCTGGGATGAGATTATCAAATCTTATCGTTTTCTGTTTCCAAATTTTGAATGAAAACCCTGATGTCCATACATGAAACAAAGGTACAAAGGTATAGCACCTGAAAATAGTTTTTCCAGGTTGACAGCAGTAATATAGTTCACACTATATGTCGAGTCTCTTTGATCTGGGCAGGTCCTGTATGGAGTTCTGGACATTACATGTGTCGTTCCACTTTTCTTTTATGATATTCATTTCCATTGAATACTGGTGTTTTGGGAGGCTGATTTTTGCATTAATTTTCGTTTTCTTTCTTATAACTGACTTGATTTGATTTCCTTGTAAAACCAGTGTGCAAGTATTATGACTAACAATACAGACGCTTGTCTAtaaccattcattcattcaaaacaaaGACCTGTATTGTTTCACATATTATTATCATGGTCTGTACATGTTTAATAATCATGGCGCATAAACGACATAACCACCCAATAAAAATTCAGCGTTGAGGATGATACATGACTCAGACCTACATGTTGTTCGCAAGAACAAATTACtgcaatataaaataaacaggTAATACACTGAGATAACTCAGGAACAAGTCCATCAGTAGGTTACGTTAAGTGCTCAGAAAAAACTTTGACATGTCATCCATTTCCACTTCATCAGTGGCATTTACCTGGAGTTGTTctgatatacatatatatttttttttcttttttacaatataataaaataactttctcatggacacacacacatctacataGAAACCCATTCACATCCCTTTCTTTCCAAAGAAGACAGATCAATGTCATTAAGCTAATTGCTGAAATTCACCCCCTTAATCTGTCTTATTACCTCCATTTTTGACATGAACACCTAAGACAGGGGTGgacaaactgttccacaaagggccagtgtggctgcaggtttttgttccaaccaatgaagtttgaccaatcaactgtctgaagactgagatcagttgattaaatgagtcaagtctggtgtgctgttgcttggttggaacaaaaacctgcagccacacggccctttgtggaacagtttggacacctctgacctAAGACATGGTTTCAAAGAGGTAAACAAATGCTAAAAGATCCAGTATGACAAAATCTATTTTGTATTGAGGAACTGGAGCAGTAAAGGTAGACTGAAGAACAGATTTATGCATCTAGCAAGTAGAAAAGATCACGAGCCCAAGGTCACATAAACAATCCCATGTGCATACAGAGTATAATTTAAAGCTAAacctatattaaaaaaaaaaaggtttatcaTTCACACGCACCATTACTCTTAATCCAGATTCCATTTATAACCTAAACAAAACTTCACTAAATGACACAACAATTATAATGTGAGCACTCCTCCTTGTGGCCATGTGGCTTGTTTCCtctgacaagaaaaacagtCAAGTGATGTGCTGGCACTAGCAATGCCTTTCATGGTTTCACCTGCATATTAACACTTAGACATATGTTTTTCACACTGCAATATAACATGAGGTGTCCCATCAATCAAGGCAGTCAGATTCCTGTAAATCTGATCACATCATTTGATTCTTGCTcattaaatttacatttcacaaattttgaattttttttttttttcaggagaaaAGGCCACACGTGAACAAAAATAATGTCCATTGCACAAATCCACTGTGAGGATGCATTTTCATTAGTGCTCATTGGAAGACACGACAAACATAATCTACTATTGCGTAAACTCCACTGCAtccttgacattttattttgtctggtgCAGCAGTAACATTACTGATGCCAAGACAAACATGAtttaatgtgtgaaaatgtaataTTATCAAAGCCAAAACACCAGACTTGAAAAAGTCAACATGATGAGATAGAAACTGGAACTATGACAAAACAGGCGGTGCTTCTCTTTTATCCATCATATCCATATAAAGTGACACTGACACTATTAGTCTTACCCCGACTCACTCATCTTCCTGGATCATCTCTCTAAGGCACTCCTTTAAGTTTTCCACTCTGGCCCCTGGAGCTGTCTGTatctgctgctccagcagccGCCGCACCTCATCCAGTCCATCCACCTTTGGAGTGTTGTGGCGGTACAGGTACCCAGTCAGTTGACTGTAATGGCAGTGCGGGGAAAGCAAGCCACACAGAAAGCGCAAGAACATTTCATAGTGGCCTAGCGAGGAGCTGAAAGTGCGCACTAAGGCACACTGGACCAGCCCCGCAGCTGATTTGGTCGGATATGTGGATGTGAAGTAGTCGGGCGTGTGCGTGGATCTTGAGTCCAGAACGTTCTTAGACTCGGTGTGGAACTTTGTGAAGACGTACAAAGCGGCCATGAACTCCTTGAAGGAAGAAGAAGTATAGAGCTTTTTAGATGTTTTCTGGGACATCCTGATGGGTTGTT of the Toxotes jaculatrix isolate fToxJac2 chromosome 9, fToxJac2.pri, whole genome shotgun sequence genome contains:
- the LOC121187187 gene encoding regenerating islet-derived protein 3-gamma-like → MTPFIPLSLLLEEESLFKHEYEYLQFYKERKSWIDALEHCQREASDLAQITDPKVQNIVNSTLKKNEVLPDGVWIGLERSIFGFNVSWQWTSGTHVKHNRWHSTFPVDSLNNHCGKIILANSDFMWLDANCHDKLPFICQGKLLFDLKADLG